One Chryseobacterium indoltheticum DNA segment encodes these proteins:
- a CDS encoding DUF3347 domain-containing protein: MKSISKIMAVMMLLVSLIYTAQIKNAKTETVKISGNCDMCKSTIEKTGNVKNVAKVNWDKETKMATLTYDASKTDQQEILKRIAQAGYDSESFYAPDGVYAKLPSCCQYKRNKTAAETMADHGHDHSLMIKESKQSDSPLSNVQSHYFSIKDALVKTDAKTASDKSKELTNAITAVKMNELSTEEHNVWMKIRDVLNTYARLISQTKDIKKQREAFKSLSKNMYELLKTSKHSAPIYYQYCPMQDANWLSTESTIKNPYYGAQMLTCGNTVETLK, encoded by the coding sequence ATGAAGTCAATATCAAAAATAATGGCCGTCATGATGCTTTTAGTATCATTGATATATACTGCCCAGATCAAAAATGCAAAAACCGAAACGGTAAAAATCTCTGGAAATTGCGACATGTGCAAATCAACAATTGAAAAAACCGGAAATGTCAAAAACGTAGCCAAGGTAAACTGGGATAAAGAAACAAAAATGGCAACTCTAACTTATGATGCATCGAAAACAGACCAACAGGAAATTTTAAAAAGAATTGCGCAGGCAGGATATGATAGTGAATCTTTTTACGCTCCGGATGGTGTATATGCTAAACTTCCGTCTTGTTGTCAATACAAAAGGAATAAGACTGCGGCCGAAACAATGGCTGATCACGGGCATGACCATTCTTTAATGATTAAAGAAAGCAAACAATCTGACTCACCTTTGAGCAATGTTCAATCTCATTATTTTTCAATAAAAGATGCTTTAGTAAAAACTGATGCAAAAACAGCTTCGGATAAATCTAAAGAGTTGACTAATGCAATCACAGCGGTAAAAATGAATGAACTGTCAACAGAAGAGCATAATGTGTGGATGAAAATTAGGGATGTTTTAAATACATATGCAAGGCTGATTTCTCAAACTAAGGATATTAAAAAACAAAGAGAAGCTTTCAAATCGTTATCTAAAAACATGTATGAATTGCTGAAAACTTCAAAACATTCGGCTCCTATTTATTATCAGTATTGTCCTATGCAGGATGCTAACTGGCTGAGTACGGAAAGCACAATTAAAAATCCATATTACGGAGCACAAATGCTTACTTGTGGAAATACAGTTGAAACTTTAAAATAA
- a CDS encoding multicopper oxidase domain-containing protein, translating into MQKTKYIVLWILFSFSFTKAQEHSAHNTQNKKVSPFPEKKITEGKTVTYHLYVKDTLVNFTGKMKRAIAVNGQIPMPTLTFTEGDTAEIIVHNMMDEETSLHWHGLMLPNKEDGVPMLTQMGIKPHSTYTYKFPIIQQGTHWYHSHSGMQEQIGMYGSLILKKRNDDPTFRKGIDDIPAIPLILSEWTDLNPHNVHRMLHNANDWFGIKKKSTQSYLEAIKEGHFGTKVTNEWKRMLAMDVSDIYYDKFLINGNSEQQLSQFKAGDRVRLRISNGGASSYFWINYAGGKIEVVANDGNDVEPLMVDRLIIGVSETYDIVVTIPEKNTSYELLVTPEDRTKSASIYIGEGVKQLHAPLPKLKYFEGMKMMNDMMKMNGDMKDMGMAMSLQKMDMNAVMYPEISGEKPKKSQKTDMDKDMKMDHSSHNMGDIVTLNYNMLKSPYDTSLPKKDSIKNITLTLTGNMNRYVWSMDDKVLSEVDKIQVKKGETLRIKLINNSMMRHPMHLHGFDFRVLNDNGAQSPLKNVLDIMPMETDVIEFAANTEGDWFFHCHILYHMMAGMNRVFAVGDYQNSEIPNKEKAYKMLQNESNEWHLMAENDFATNGNDGQAMLQNARWSIGTEWRLGYNSMHGYETETHIGRYIGKMQWLMPFIGFDWRYRNSHGSELEKNLFGQTSKKDQRATLSAGVVYTLPMLVDFQAEVFTDGIVRLQLRREDIPLTQRLRGAFSVNTDKEYMLGLKYIVTRNASLSTHYDSDMGWGAGITLAY; encoded by the coding sequence ATGCAAAAAACTAAATATATAGTTCTCTGGATTTTGTTTTCATTTTCCTTTACAAAAGCACAGGAGCATTCTGCGCATAATACTCAGAACAAAAAAGTTTCCCCTTTCCCTGAGAAGAAAATAACGGAAGGTAAAACAGTAACCTATCATTTGTATGTAAAAGATACGCTGGTTAATTTCACAGGAAAAATGAAAAGAGCGATTGCAGTTAATGGTCAGATTCCGATGCCGACGCTCACATTTACCGAAGGTGATACTGCGGAAATCATTGTACATAATATGATGGATGAAGAAACTTCTCTGCACTGGCACGGATTGATGCTGCCCAACAAAGAAGACGGTGTTCCTATGCTTACCCAAATGGGGATTAAACCGCATTCTACGTATACTTATAAATTTCCGATCATTCAGCAAGGTACGCATTGGTATCATTCCCATTCAGGAATGCAGGAGCAGATCGGAATGTACGGATCGCTGATCTTGAAAAAAAGAAATGATGATCCGACGTTCAGAAAAGGGATTGATGATATTCCGGCAATTCCGCTGATTTTAAGTGAATGGACAGATCTAAACCCTCATAATGTGCATAGAATGCTTCACAACGCCAATGATTGGTTTGGGATAAAGAAAAAAAGCACTCAAAGTTATTTGGAAGCCATAAAAGAAGGGCATTTCGGAACTAAAGTGACCAATGAATGGAAAAGGATGCTTGCAATGGATGTAAGCGATATTTATTACGATAAATTTTTGATTAACGGTAATTCTGAACAGCAATTATCGCAATTTAAGGCAGGAGACAGAGTACGGCTTCGGATTTCCAACGGAGGTGCTTCGTCCTATTTCTGGATTAATTATGCAGGTGGTAAGATTGAAGTTGTAGCAAACGATGGTAACGATGTAGAGCCGTTGATGGTAGACCGACTTATCATCGGAGTTTCTGAAACGTACGATATCGTAGTCACCATTCCTGAAAAAAATACGTCTTACGAACTTTTGGTAACCCCGGAAGACAGAACAAAGTCAGCATCAATTTATATAGGAGAAGGTGTAAAGCAGCTTCATGCTCCACTTCCGAAACTTAAATATTTTGAAGGGATGAAAATGATGAATGATATGATGAAGATGAATGGCGATATGAAAGATATGGGAATGGCAATGAGCCTCCAGAAAATGGATATGAATGCTGTAATGTATCCTGAAATCTCTGGTGAGAAACCAAAAAAATCTCAAAAAACAGATATGGATAAGGATATGAAGATGGATCATTCTTCACACAATATGGGAGATATAGTAACCTTAAACTATAATATGCTTAAATCTCCATACGATACTTCACTGCCGAAAAAAGATTCTATAAAAAATATTACCCTTACTCTTACAGGAAATATGAACCGTTATGTCTGGAGTATGGATGATAAAGTGCTTTCCGAAGTTGATAAAATACAGGTTAAAAAAGGAGAAACATTAAGAATAAAATTGATCAACAATTCTATGATGAGACATCCGATGCACTTGCACGGCTTTGATTTCCGTGTACTTAATGACAACGGGGCTCAATCTCCATTGAAAAATGTATTGGATATCATGCCCATGGAAACAGATGTAATAGAATTCGCTGCCAATACCGAAGGAGACTGGTTTTTTCATTGTCATATTTTATATCACATGATGGCAGGGATGAACAGAGTTTTTGCCGTTGGCGACTATCAGAACTCGGAAATTCCGAATAAAGAAAAAGCCTATAAAATGCTTCAGAACGAAAGTAACGAATGGCATCTTATGGCGGAAAATGATTTTGCAACCAATGGTAACGACGGTCAGGCAATGTTGCAAAATGCAAGATGGAGCATCGGTACAGAATGGAGATTAGGATACAACAGTATGCACGGCTACGAAACAGAAACCCATATTGGCCGATATATTGGTAAAATGCAATGGTTAATGCCTTTTATTGGTTTTGATTGGAGATACAGAAACTCTCACGGTTCTGAATTGGAAAAAAACCTTTTTGGGCAGACAAGTAAAAAAGACCAACGTGCAACGCTAAGTGCCGGAGTGGTTTACACTTTACCAATGCTGGTTGATTTTCAGGCAGAAGTCTTCACAGACGGAATTGTAAGACTGCAATTAAGAAGAGAAGATATTCCTCTTACTCAAAGGTTGCGTGGAGCATTTTCGGTAAATACTGATAAAGAATATATGCTGGGTTTAAAATATATAGTTACCCGAAATGCATCCTTATCTACCCATTATGATAGTGATATGGGTTGGGGAGCAGGTATAACGCTGGCTTACTAA